In the Diorhabda carinulata isolate Delta chromosome 9, icDioCari1.1, whole genome shotgun sequence genome, one interval contains:
- the LOC130897826 gene encoding uncharacterized protein LOC130897826, protein MGVKLQLLLGLLILGSACGSEENTTNLQNSEKIDSSKNIIEKLPKTDSQINLVNNDTHFNLDNSELPKYSVDNDTHKNVRIEEDVDSDKNNDKMRQENSRSINLDRLASPDFHTNEYLSDNQKFIVNSIHKSSTKSYLDFSDYQVATPTTDDHDLRIEEAGQKLEQEYEENNSEHSEEHQLDEDLDADHKDISQNFHIDRLFGNSKHNPNASLDYKERTKILKNNTFDDNSEHNRFSVVKVQKLNFASEYNVSTLDEDDTGMIESTSDKEKIETTSHKSFFTTRKPITLTKPPTSPNNHILNNKIESETIKAINSLTTEYPAVKISNVENEIISKEQNIDENKIIPVETTNSETVATEYSTMTTEKNSTTEQNRKTTDRNNEFTTTTPTTTEQVETSPIDNDVTTTHVAITKTLKREDHASSTDENVHELTPSNTDETTETSTFTNHCMDDRDTDISSNKDILTTEHTELGTVSTSLLRSDITVGHSTVTPTTEDTTITSILSTEITSKISEETTNIPTDITRVTTAIIKKETAEDTTTVTIEIMGETTQETIQDITTESSSRVSKEFTFEAKTEKCETTTQFQSKSQTEQKTDTISSTELETTTLELEAETEMSTNTFAPSTYLPSTDWDTTTVAVKTIPVTIEERTTLYPVKENMSTRNEVQTRENNIMPLNETSTSSFIPSVTDLPKPRQNESEIEEATTVVTTSSTDDYTSDSSSVPDSGNIGGIEDHKGKIAAIVISSVGAISLILLAGLLYIMRKRQKRFNYKQRCRPVSLDHYSVDNVSSYNSTRRKAERQSKRSYGNPAFDDPVVITHPLNLSALVKFASNTEDIKAEFEEIPQITARISELPDGCETKNRYANVIPLPETRVFLQPIDGYPNSDYINANYVTGPKNTKGYYIACQAPMQNTVDDFWRMVWEQQSKVILMITHLYENGVEKCVDYLPPSEVLDCNRLFGDFQVTLKKRDVKDKYIISNLQLKNMVSNSWREVTHFWYLGWPEKGVPTEENSLIAFLIEARSYMKSSTLDKIAAANGNVNGPPKNEVNPVVVHCSPGTGRTGVVIACDIAIREFEQTRLVDIPKIVYRLRRDRASAVQTKEQYMLIYKVVSLYATKLTGGALESY, encoded by the exons gaTTACTTATACTCGGTTCGGCATGCGGCTCCGAAGAGAATACTACCAATTTACAAAATTCCGAAAAAATAGATAgtagtaaaaatattatagagaaATTACCAAAGACTGATTCCCAAATAAATTTAGTTAACAACGATACTCATTTTAATTTAGATAATTCCGAATTACCTAAATATTCAGTAGATAATGATACTCATAAGAATGTAAGAATTGAAGAAGATGTAGATAGcgataaaaataatgataaaatgagACAAGAAAATTCTAGATCGATAAACTTGGACAGATTGGCATCTCCTGATTTCCATACCAATGAATATTTATCtgataatcaaaaattcatagtAAACTCTATTCATAAATCATCCACCAAAAGTTATTTAGACTTTTCAGACTATCAAGTAGCGACACCTACAACGGATGACCATGATTTGAGGATTGAGGAAGCTGGACAGAAACTAGAACAGGAGTATGAAGAAAATAACTCCGAACATTCAGAAGAACATCAGTTAGATGAAGACTTAGATGCTGACCATAAAGATATTAGTCAAAATTTTCACATCGATAGATTATTTGGAAACTCAAAACACAATCCCAATGCCTCGTTGGATTACaaagaaagaacaaaaattttgaaaaacaataccTTCGATGATAATTCTGAACACAATCGTTTCAGTGTAGTTAAAgttcaaaaactcaattttgctTCCGAATATAATGTTAGCACTCTCGATGAAGACGATACAGGAATGATTGAGTCAACAtctgataaagaaaaaatagaaacaacgTCTCATAAAAGTTTCTTTACTACAAGAAAACCCATTACATTAACAAAACCTCCTACAAGTCccaataatcatattttaaataataaaattgaatctgAAACTATCAAAGCTATTAATTCATTAACTACTGAGTACCCCGCAGTGAAAATATCGAATGTTGagaatgaaattatatcaaaagaacaaaatattgatgaaaataaaattattcctgTTGAAACAACTAATTCTGAGACTGTTGCAACGGAATATTCAACTATGacaacagaaaaaaatagtacaacagaacaaaatagaaaaacaaccgatagaaataatgaatttacaaCCACAACCCCTACGACAACAGAACAAGTAGAAACATCGCCAATTGACAATGATGTAACTACCACTCACGTCGCGATTACCAAAACATTGAAACGTGAAGATCATGCTAGTTCTACTGATGAAAATGTTCACGAATTAACACCTTCAAATACTGATGAAACCACGGAAACATCTACTTTTACTAACCATTGTATGGATGATAGAGATACTGATATAAGTTCCAACAAAGATATATTGACAACCGAACATACAGAGCTGGGAACTGTCTCGACCTCTTTATTGAGGAGTGATATAACTGTTGGTCATTCAACTGTTACTCCTACGACAGAGGACACTACTATCACATCAATATTATCAACCGAGATTACAAGTAAAATATCAGAAGAAACCACAAATATACCTACTGATATTACAAGAGTCACTACAGCGATTATTAAGAAAGAAACTGCTGAAGACACGACAACAGTCACTATAGAGATTATGGGAGAAACTACTCAAGAAACCATTCAAGATATTACGACTGAATCTAGTAGTAGAGTTTCTAAAGAATTTACTTTTGAGgctaaaactgaaaaatgtgaAACAACAACCCAATTTCAATCAAAGTCACAAACTGAGCAAAAAACGGATACAATTAGTAGTACTGAACTAGAAACTACCACATTAGAATTAGAAGCAGAAACTGAAATGAGCACAAACACTTTTGCTCCAAGTACCTACCTACCAAGTACAGATTGGGATACCACTACAGTTGCAGTTAAAACAATTCCAGTTACAATAGAAGAACGAACTACTTTGTATCCAGTGAAGGAAAATATGTCTACAAGAAATGAGGTACAAACAAGAGAAAACAACATAATGCCGTTAAATGAAACCTCGACTTCGAGTTTTATTCCATCGGTAACTGATCTTCCAAAACCAAGGCAAAATGAAtctgaaattgaagaagcaACAACTGTTGTAACTACATCAAGTACCGATGATTATACATCGGATTCATCGTCTGTACCAGATTCGGGAAATATCGGAGGTATTGAAGATCATAAAGGAAAAATTGCCGCTATTGTAATATCTTCAGTGGGAGCTATATCTTTGATTCTATTAGCTGGACTTCTG TATATTATGCGGAAAAGGCAAAAACGTTTCAACTACAAACAAAGATGTAGACCAGTAAGTCTCGACCATTACAGCGTTGACAATGTTTCAAGTTATAACAGTACCAGACGAAAGGCAGAAAGACAGTCAAAAAGATCATATGGTAATCCCGCTTTTGATGATCCC GTGGTAATAACTCATCCTTTGAATCTATCCGCTCTTGTCAAATTTGCTTCAAATACCGAAGACATCAAAGcagaatttgaagaaattcCTCAGATTACTGCAAGAATAAGTGAACTTCCGGATGGCTGTGAAACTAAAAACCGGTACGCCAATGTGATACCATTACCAGAAACAAGGGTATTTTTACAACCTATCGACGGATATCCTAACAGTGATTATATAAACGCAAATTATGTAACG GGCCCCAAAAACACGAAAGGATACTATATTGCATGCCAAGCTCCCATGCAAAATACGGTCGATGACTTCTGGAGAATGGTATGGGAACAGCAGTCTAAAGTTATCTTGATGATAACTCACCTATATGAAAATGGAGTT gaAAAGTGTGTAGATTATCTCCCTCCATCGGAAGTATTAGATTGCAATAGGTTATTTGGAGATTTTCAAGTTACTTTGAAAAAGCGAGATGTGAAGGATAAATATATCATATCGAACCTTCAACTGAAG AATATGGTTTCAAATAGTTGGAGAGAAGTCACACATTTCTGGTACCTGGGTTGGCCGGAAAAGGGAGTGCCAACTGAAGAAAATTCGCTCATAGCTTTCTTAATAGAAGCTAGGAGTTATATGAAATCATCTACTTTGGATAAG ATTGCTGCAGCCAATGGCAATGTCAATGGTCCTCCAAAGAATGAAGTAAATCCAGTTGTAGTACATTGTAGTCCAGGAACAGGAAGAACTGGAGTCGTAATCGCATGTGATATTGCAATCAGGGAATTTGAACAGACCCGACTCGTAGACATTCCCAAGATCGTTTACAGGTTAAGAAGAGATAGGGCTAGTGCTGTACAAACTAAAGAACAATACATGTTAATCTATAAG GTTGTTAGCCTCTATGCAACTAAACTCACAGGTGGAGCCCTAGAGTCGTActaa